Proteins encoded together in one Candidatus Hydrogenedentota bacterium window:
- a CDS encoding PEP-CTERM sorting domain-containing protein, producing MLKNTVTIRSGTAFIVVAAVGAFVAALVARADVSTGASANNAFGDVGAYQPSDGAALQGVLDAPGRSPDASESFEAAPDFREDEVTVLRDEPRELGTFALAPESKRFEAWDLKGGTVVPEPATALLMGAGLAALAVLRGLRGKSGLD from the coding sequence GTGCTTAAGAATACCGTGACGATTCGATCGGGCACGGCTTTCATAGTGGTCGCGGCGGTTGGCGCATTTGTCGCGGCGCTCGTTGCGCGCGCGGATGTATCGACGGGTGCGTCGGCAAACAACGCCTTTGGCGATGTCGGCGCATACCAGCCGTCGGACGGCGCTGCGCTCCAGGGTGTGCTCGATGCGCCGGGCCGTTCGCCGGATGCGAGCGAGTCATTCGAGGCCGCGCCGGACTTTCGCGAGGATGAAGTGACCGTGCTGCGCGACGAACCGCGTGAGCTGGGGACGTTTGCACTCGCCCCGGAGAGCAAGCGGTTTGAAGCGTGGGACCTCAAGGGAGGCACGGTGGTGCCGGAACCGGCAACCGCGCTGCTCATGGGCGCGGGTTTGGCCGCGCTCGCGGTGCTCCGCGGATTGCGCGGAAAGTCGGGCTTGGATTAA